A portion of the Bactrocera neohumeralis isolate Rockhampton chromosome 2, APGP_CSIRO_Bneo_wtdbg2-racon-allhic-juicebox.fasta_v2, whole genome shotgun sequence genome contains these proteins:
- the LOC126756183 gene encoding uncharacterized protein LOC126756183, whose protein sequence is MFMRIQEPAIKTWKRITNLVNTLWNRLYLPASPFLALTYPSSQIIASEMPRTRRRHHSNDRSSGGHRDKRRRVDSEEASPLPNDASSPPRARYTRSDAKKRHHESDVSSRVSKDSS, encoded by the exons ATGTTTATGCGTATACAGGAGCCGGCCATTAAAACTTGGAAGCGCATtacaaatctggtgaatacgctTTGGAATAGATTATATCTACCTGCTTCGCCGTTTTTAGCGCTCACATATCCATCTTCGCAGATAATAGCATCTGAG ATGCCTAGGACACGTAGACGTCATCATTCCAACGATCGTTCTTCGGGTGGTCATAGAGATAAGCGCAGAAGAGTGGACTCTGAAGAGGCGTCGCCTCTGCCAAATGACGCCTCCTCACC gcCACGTGCCAGATATACACGTTCGGATGCCAAAAAACGTCACCATGAGTCGGACGTTAGTTCACGTGTCTCAAAGGACTCATC